The DNA segment CGACGAGGTTCGTGAAGTCATTAAAGACATTCGGAACAACGAGAGAAAGCTCCGCCGTATGGAACAGGAAGCGGGTTCTACGGTTCAGGAAATCAAAGACTGGGGCGAAAAGATCATCAAAGGCGAAAGAGAAATCTCTCAAGCCAAAAAAGAACTCGTAAAGGCAAACTTGAGACTCGTAGTTTCCATCGCGAAACGTTATGCGAATCGCGGGATGCACTTCTTTGATTTGATCCAAGAAGGAAACATTGGTCTGATCAAAGCGGTCGATAAGTTCGAATACAAAAAAGGTTATAAATTCTCCACATACGCGACTTGGTGGATCCGCCAGGCGATCACGAGAGCGATTTCGGATCAGGCGAGAACGATCCGGGTTCCGGTTCACATGATCGAACAGGTCAACAAGGTGATTCGTGAAACAAGATTGTTTGTTCAGGAATTTGGAAGAGATCCAAGCAACGAAGAAATCGCAGAAAGGCTCGGATGGCCGGTTCAGAAAGTAAAGATGGTCAAAAACGTAGCAAGAGAGCCGATCTCTTTGGAAATTCCCGTGGGTTCGGAAGAGGATTCGGAACTTGGAGATTTTATCCCGGATACGGAAGTGGAAACTCCCGTAAACGCAGCGGCTTCCAGCATTCTCGCGGAGCAAATCCGTCAGGTGTTGCATACTCTACCGGCTCGGGAGCAAAAGGTGATCCGAATGCGTTTTGGTCTGGATGACGGATACCCGCAAACTCTCGAAGAGGTTGGGTATCAATTTAAGGTAACAAGAGAGAGAATTCGTCAGATCGAAGCAAAGGCGCTTCGAAGACTCAGACATCCGTCTCGTTCCAAAAAACTCAAGGATTATATCGACGGTTGATTTTGTAGGAGCTCATACAAAGAATAAGCGAGAATTTTTGATTGTAAATATGAGATTTCTCTGATATAGAAAAGGTTCTAGTTTTTTCCACCACCCACCCCTCCACCCAAGATCAGGGTGGGGTTCAAAATTTTACGGAAAGATTGTCGTAGTTCCGACAAAGAGGGCGCTCATTTTAGAATTAAGATCCCCTTTATCGATACGATTTTTTCAGACTTTCAATCAATTCGATCGCCGTTGCTTCTTCTTTTTGTTTTGTTTTCTCCTTCCACTTGAGTTGTTTGGAAAGAATATTCGCAATCGGTCTCACCATCTTTTCTGCAAGATCCAGGTTTACAAAAAGAATTCTCAATCTTCGCGCGAGAACGTCTGTCACGCCTAACGCGAATTCTTCTTTGACTGCAAAAATTACCTCTTCTTCGAAGTAGGGAACCCCCTTTCCGATCAGTTTTGGTTTTTTACCTAAGATCACAAAGACCTCGGTTCCATAGTAGTTCTGTAGTCTTTTGGCAAAGGCAGTGTCAATTTTATATGTCTTTTCGATTTCTTGGTAGAGGGTTTCCGAATACCCGGCGGCTCCCGGAAAAGGATACACTTTTGTAGAACATTCTTTTTTGGATTCTAAGTTTCCGACTTGGATCAGTTTATCAACGAGGTCTTCGGACATTTTCCGATATGTGGACCATTTTCCGCCACCCATGGTAACGAGTCCGGAATTGGAAACGAGAATGACTTCCTCTCTCGAAATATTTTTCGTATCCTGGTTTCCTTCCGGAGAAATCAAAGGACGGATTCCCACAAAGACGGATTGGATGTCTTTTTGAGTCAATTTCGATTCCAGATAATCATTTCCGGTATCGAGCAAGAACTGAACTTCGTTCCCAATCGGTAAGGGTTCGTCTCCGGGATTTTCGACCGGAGTATCGGTAGTTCCTAAGATGACCTGATCTTCCCAGGGAATGATAAACACCACACGACCGTCCTTTGTCTTCGGGATGATCATCGCGGATTCACAGGGAATTTTTTTCTTGGAGAATACGAGATGAATTCCCTGACTCGGAGACAACACGTTAAACGTCCTTGGATCGTCCAATTTTCGAACGTGATCCACCCAGATCCCAGTTGTATTTGCGATGATCTTTGCATACACAGGAAAAGTCTTTCCGGTCTCCAGATCTTTGAGATTGGCTCCTTTTAACTTTCCATTCTCCTTGATAAAGGAAACGAGTTCGACTCGATTGGCGACCGTGGCGCCTTCTTTTTGCGCGGACCTTGCTAAAAGGACGTTCAAACGCGCATCGTTAAATTGTGCGTCATAGTATGTGATTCCCCCAAAAAGACCTTTTTTTTTGATCGCCGCGAATTCGTGGATTGCCTCAGATTTCGAAATCGTTTTGTGGGAAGGTAGTTTACCTTTGGACGCGAGAATATCATAGAGTGTCAGACCGATTCCGTAATACGGTCTTTCGTAAAATCGATACGCGGGAAGAACGAATTTGAGAGGTTTTACGAGATGAGGCGCATTTTCCAAAAGCCTTTGCCTTTCGGTTAGAGCTTCGTGAATCAACTTAAAATGAAACTGAGCGAGGTATCGAACGCCGCCGTGAATGAGTTTTGTAGAACGAGAGGAGGTTCCGGAAGCAAAGTCTTTTTTTTCGATAAGCGCGGTTTTATAGCCTCGTTTTGCTGCGTCGAACGCTGCACCGGCGCCTGTGGATCCACCTCCGATAAAGAGGATGTCATAGGTTTCTTTTTGTAAGTTTAAAATTTGATTGGCTCTGCTTTGTTTTTCCATTTTCAAAATTCTTCCTGCTTTACAGGTTTCTTTCCCCCTGCAAATTTGCATTAAGTTTCACAATCTAACAAATATTTTCTTTCATGGACATTCAAAAACAAATCGAAATCATCCGCCGCGGTTGTGTGGATCTCATCAGCGAAGAAGAATTAAAATCCAAACTGCAAAAGAAGGGAATTCTCAAAATCAAAGCGGGTTTTGATCCTACCGCACCCGATCTTCATCTCGGCCATTTTGTTCAGCTTAAAAAACTAAAACATTTCCAGGATCTTGGTCACGAGGTTTCGTTTCTACTCGGAGATTTCACCGCGATGATCGGGGATCCGACAGGGAAGTCTGAGACGAGAAAGAGACTTTCCAAGGAAGAGGTTTTGGAAAATTCTAAAACTTATCAGAACCAAGTATTTAAGGTTTTGAATCCTCAAAAAACAAAAATCGTCTACAACTCAAGCTGGTGTTCCGGAATGAATTTCGAAGACGTTCTGGTTTTAAGTTCTAAATACAATGTAGCAAGAATGTTGGAGAGGGACGATTTCAGCAATCGATACAAGGCCGGTCAGCCGATCTCTATGATCGAATTTTTATATCCTCTTGTACAAGGTTACGATTCCGTTGCGATGGAATGTGACGTGGAACTTGGAGGAACCGATCAAAAATTCAATCTGCTTGTGGGTAGAGACTTACAAAGAGAATACGGTAAGGAGGCGCAGTGTGTCATCACTTTACCTCTTTTAGTCGGGTTAGATGGAACCAAAAAAATGTCCAAGTCCCTTGGAAACTATGTGGGAATTACGGAAGCACCCATCGATATGTTCGGTAAACTCATGTCTATATCGGACGATCTGATGTGGAATTATTTCGAACTTCTTACCGATATTCCTCTTTCCGAAATCGAATCCAGAAAGAACGGAATAAAAACAAAAGAACTCCACCCCAAGGAAGTCAAAACAGAACTTGCAAAATTGATCATGGACCAATTCTCTCCTGCACCTGCGAATCAAGAAGCGATCGAAGAATGGAAAAAAATTCACAATCCAAAGTCCAGGGCAATTCCGGAAGATATCAAAGAAGTAACTCTGGGGGAAGAATTTTTTGCGGAGACCCCGGAACCGTTGCTTGTCTGGGTCTTGAGTAAACTCGAATTTGTGTCTTCCGTTTCCGAAGGAAGAAGGCTCATCAAAGCGGGCGGACTCTATCTTTCTGAAGACAAGATCACAGACGAAAAATTGGCGATTCAGAAAGGAAAAGAATACTTGGTGAGACAGGGAAAAAAGGGGAAATTTTTAAAAATTCTTTCCTAAAAATGATTTGAAGGATGAAAGTTTTCTCGTTTCAATCGAATCTCCATGTTAAGTGAGGAAGAATCTTCAGAGCTTTCCCGAACGATTTCGGAAATCAAAAAAAGTGGAATCGAATCCGAGGTAATCGAACGGAAGTTTAGGATGCTTCGAATTCTTTTCTCCTTAGGATTTTTTACGTTTTTGGGCGCAGTTTCCATTCTCACCCTAACTCACAAAATTTTCAGACTGGAAGCGACCGTTGAAAAACAAACGGTTCATATCACCAATCTGGAGGAAACTCTTACTTCGCTTCGCTTGGAAGAACAGCAACAAGAGGAAGAACTTTTAAAATTCAAATCCGATCTTTATAACGCCGTTCCGGATGGGGACTTATCAGATCAAGTCGCCGAAAACAAAGCGATTCTCGATGCAATGCCGGGACCGGAGACGGGGAAGAATATCAACCGAGGGGACGTTCGATTTAAGGAAATCGCTCTTACGTTCGACTTGGGAACCGGAGAAGATCTAAAACTGATCTACGAATATCTTTCCAGATTTCCGATCAAGATCACTCTGTTCGTATCCAATGAAAATCCGGCGAGAAAGAACGGATCCTTTTTTAGTAATACCAATCTTTATTACCTCAAAAAAATTTCAGATCTCGGAAATAGAGTGGTTTTCGGAAATCACACATGGAGTCATTATAATATTCCAAGAAGTTTATATGAACCGTCTCTTAGAAAGCGGGCGTTGTTGAGTTACATTTCAGATGAACTTCCGGATACGAACTTTCTACAACAAGAGATGAGAATGGTGGAAGAAAAATTCGTATCCGTCACAGGAAAAGAGCTTACTAAATTCTATCGTTTGCCATACGGAGGTTTTGATCCTCTTGTTATTAAGACATTTGGAAAGCTCGGCTATTCTCATCATATTTTCTGGAGCAATAATTCAGTCGGATCGTTGGATATTCCCGATTTTGTATATAAGAAATTTATTTACAAGAGAGATCCTCAGACTGGGAAAACGCGTATCGCCCCAAATCCAAATTACAAAACAAAAGCGGAAGCTCTCGATTTTTTATATCGTTGGGAAGAAGCGGATAAGAATGGGATGAACGGAGCCATCATTTTGATGCACTTAGGATCTCCGAGACAAACGGAGAAATTAATCTATATTCTGCCGGATTTTATCCAGGAGATGTTATCCAAAGGTTATAGTTTTGTGACCGTTCCGGAGATCATCAACGATCGACAAGATTGATTTTTTTGGAGTTCCTACGAAATGGTTGCGATAGTTTCTAATTTTAAACGGTATATTATAACATTCTGATGT comes from the Leptospira sp. WS92.C1 genome and includes:
- a CDS encoding glycerol-3-phosphate dehydrogenase/oxidase, which encodes MQICRGKETCKAGRILKMEKQSRANQILNLQKETYDILFIGGGSTGAGAAFDAAKRGYKTALIEKKDFASGTSSRSTKLIHGGVRYLAQFHFKLIHEALTERQRLLENAPHLVKPLKFVLPAYRFYERPYYGIGLTLYDILASKGKLPSHKTISKSEAIHEFAAIKKKGLFGGITYYDAQFNDARLNVLLARSAQKEGATVANRVELVSFIKENGKLKGANLKDLETGKTFPVYAKIIANTTGIWVDHVRKLDDPRTFNVLSPSQGIHLVFSKKKIPCESAMIIPKTKDGRVVFIIPWEDQVILGTTDTPVENPGDEPLPIGNEVQFLLDTGNDYLESKLTQKDIQSVFVGIRPLISPEGNQDTKNISREEVILVSNSGLVTMGGGKWSTYRKMSEDLVDKLIQVGNLESKKECSTKVYPFPGAAGYSETLYQEIEKTYKIDTAFAKRLQNYYGTEVFVILGKKPKLIGKGVPYFEEEVIFAVKEEFALGVTDVLARRLRILFVNLDLAEKMVRPIANILSKQLKWKEKTKQKEEATAIELIESLKKSYR
- a CDS encoding polysaccharide deacetylase family protein; its protein translation is MLSEEESSELSRTISEIKKSGIESEVIERKFRMLRILFSLGFFTFLGAVSILTLTHKIFRLEATVEKQTVHITNLEETLTSLRLEEQQQEEELLKFKSDLYNAVPDGDLSDQVAENKAILDAMPGPETGKNINRGDVRFKEIALTFDLGTGEDLKLIYEYLSRFPIKITLFVSNENPARKNGSFFSNTNLYYLKKISDLGNRVVFGNHTWSHYNIPRSLYEPSLRKRALLSYISDELPDTNFLQQEMRMVEEKFVSVTGKELTKFYRLPYGGFDPLVIKTFGKLGYSHHIFWSNNSVGSLDIPDFVYKKFIYKRDPQTGKTRIAPNPNYKTKAEALDFLYRWEEADKNGMNGAIILMHLGSPRQTEKLIYILPDFIQEMLSKGYSFVTVPEIINDRQD
- the tyrS gene encoding tyrosine--tRNA ligase — its product is MDIQKQIEIIRRGCVDLISEEELKSKLQKKGILKIKAGFDPTAPDLHLGHFVQLKKLKHFQDLGHEVSFLLGDFTAMIGDPTGKSETRKRLSKEEVLENSKTYQNQVFKVLNPQKTKIVYNSSWCSGMNFEDVLVLSSKYNVARMLERDDFSNRYKAGQPISMIEFLYPLVQGYDSVAMECDVELGGTDQKFNLLVGRDLQREYGKEAQCVITLPLLVGLDGTKKMSKSLGNYVGITEAPIDMFGKLMSISDDLMWNYFELLTDIPLSEIESRKNGIKTKELHPKEVKTELAKLIMDQFSPAPANQEAIEEWKKIHNPKSRAIPEDIKEVTLGEEFFAETPEPLLVWVLSKLEFVSSVSEGRRLIKAGGLYLSEDKITDEKLAIQKGKEYLVRQGKKGKFLKILS